The nucleotide window TCGTGTTGAAGCCGATGCGTCGCGCCCATGCGGAACGACATTCATCGCCGGCAATCGATTTGCCGTATGGCGCGGGATCGCTCGTTAGCGAGTCAGCGCGAGTCTCGGGCATCGAACGATGAGAAACGGTAAGCGCGGCATTCGTTGACGTTTGCTCGCGGCTTAAGCAGAAACGGGTCGCTTTTCGCTAGCGACCCGTTTTTGCAATTTACCGTAGCCTGCCTACCTGTTTTCTTACCAACGCTGATGCACGTGCGGCGCGATCAGTCGATCGTAGATGCGGCGCGCGTGCGCCATCGTCTCTTCGGTCAAGGCGCCAAGCGCGCTTGCTTCGGCATTGGCTTTCGCCTGCACCGCGTTTTTCGCACCCGGAATGACAACCGAGACGGCCTTTTCCATCAGAATCCAGCGCAGCGCGAACTGAGCCATGGTCGCGCCTTGCGGCACATCCGCGCGCAACGCTTCGACCGCTTCCAGTGCGACGTCGTATGGCACGCCCGAAAAAGTCTCGCCGACATCGAACGCTTCACCATGGCGATTGAAGTTGCGATGGTCGTCCGCTGCGAACGTCGATTGCGCATCGAGCTTGCCCGTCAGCATGCCGCTGGCGAGCGGCACGCGAACGATCACGGCGACATTCTTCGCCTGCGCTTCGCGAAAGAACAATTGTGCAGGCCGCTGCCGGAAGATGTTGTAGATGATCTGCACCGATACGACATTCGGATACTCGATCGCCTTCAGCGCCTCTTCGACGCGTTCGACCGACACCCCATAGTGGCGCAGCTTGCCTGCGGCGACGAGTTCGTCGAGCCCGTCGAACAGTTGCGGGCGGAAGTAGACATCGGTGGGCGGGCAATGCAATTGCACGAGGTCGAGCGTATCGACGCCGAGGTTCTCGCGGCTTCGGTCGATAAACGCTTCGATATTGGCCTTCGTATAACCGTCGGCGATATGCGGATTCAGCCTGCGCCCTGCTTTCGTCGCAACCACGGGCCGCGCGCCGCCGCGCTCGCGCAGCACGTCGCGAATGATCCGCTCCGAGCGGCCGTCGCCGTAGACATCCGCCGTATCGATGAACGTAACGCCTGCGTCGAGCGCTGCATGCAGCGCCTCGCGCGCATCCGCGTCGGACACGTCGCCCCACGAACCGCCGATCGCCCACGCACCGAAGCCGATTTCCGAAACGTCCCAGCCGGTACGGCCGAAACGGCGATGATGAATCTTCATGAATGCCTCCTGGATGTTCACGATTTGGGATCGACTCGCGGCCGCAAGACCGCTAGTGTGCCAGCAAGTTGCGAGAACCGCTGAGTATCCGTTTGTATCCGTTCTAGCGTTGCGCTCGTGATCCGTGCGCCGTGCCTTCGTCTACGCAACACCGAACATGCCCACCAGTTGCTCGCGCAACCATCGGTGCGCAGGCACGGTTTCGTTGCGTTGATGCCAGAACAGGCTAATCACGCGCTCGGGCGCTTCGAGCGGCGCACGCAAGCCGACGAGCTCGCCGCTCATACCGAAACGTTCGCACAAGTCGCTCGGCATCACCGCGATCAGATCGCTGGCGCGGATCATTTCGCACGCGACCGAATAGTGATTGACGGTTGTGACAAGATTGCGTTTGAGGCCGCGCGACGCAAGAAATATATCGAACGACGGTTGCGTCTGGCCCGCAAGACTGATGTCGACATGCCGCGCGTTAAGAAAACGCCGCGTGGTCAGACGGCCAGCGCTTGCAAGCGGATGATCGTGCCGCATCAGGCATGCATAGTCGACGGTCCACAACGAACGCGAGCGGATATAGGCAGGCGGCAAGGTCTCGTTC belongs to Paraburkholderia sp. SOS3 and includes:
- a CDS encoding aldo/keto reductase, which gives rise to MHHRRFGRTGWDVSEIGFGAWAIGGSWGDVSDADAREALHAALDAGVTFIDTADVYGDGRSERIIRDVLRERGGARPVVATKAGRRLNPHIADGYTKANIEAFIDRSRENLGVDTLDLVQLHCPPTDVYFRPQLFDGLDELVAAGKLRHYGVSVERVEEALKAIEYPNVVSVQIIYNIFRQRPAQLFFREAQAKNVAVIVRVPLASGMLTGKLDAQSTFAADDHRNFNRHGEAFDVGETFSGVPYDVALEAVEALRADVPQGATMAQFALRWILMEKAVSVVIPGAKNAVQAKANAEASALGALTEETMAHARRIYDRLIAPHVHQRW